Proteins encoded by one window of Kribbella italica:
- a CDS encoding ATP-binding cassette domain-containing protein, with amino-acid sequence MTLFVAEKVDKLFPGVRALDGVTLSLEAGSVHALLGENGAGKSTLIKVITGLYRPDGGRLLLDGAEVTFGSPHESASAGIGVVHQERNLIPGFTVGENILLQKLPTSRGLVDRAAIRSEASRWLAELELDIDPDQPVTELSVAQAQLVEIAKALSVESRVLLLDEPTASITPNEADRLFRVVDKLKNDGRSVLFVSHKLEEVFQICDTVTVLRDGASVLESGALSELTRDQVVDLMVGRVHEALSLPPRSVDRSVAPLLELSGVGTATGHADVDLAVRPGEIVGLYGLVGAGRSELAKALLGLDRITAGTVRVRGVEVRIKNVRDALRNHKIGYVTENRKEEGVFLEQSVSRNIAVTIWDRLRKLLGYVPAKAESALVAQYVEQLGIRIASPAQLAGTLSGGNQQKVSLAKWLAAQTEILIIDEPTVGIDVRTKDAFHTLIWDLAANGLAILLITSDLPEMITLADRVVVMRDHRVQGEVSNDHDYDRMSQQVIRLIHAEKVIA; translated from the coding sequence GTGACGTTGTTCGTGGCCGAGAAGGTGGACAAGCTGTTCCCCGGCGTACGGGCTCTTGACGGGGTGACGCTGTCGCTCGAGGCGGGTTCGGTGCACGCGCTGCTCGGGGAGAACGGCGCGGGCAAGTCGACGCTGATCAAGGTGATCACGGGGTTGTACCGGCCGGACGGTGGGCGACTGCTGCTCGACGGTGCGGAGGTGACCTTCGGATCGCCGCACGAGTCCGCCTCGGCCGGCATCGGCGTGGTGCACCAGGAGCGCAACCTGATCCCGGGCTTCACCGTCGGGGAGAACATCCTGCTCCAGAAGCTGCCGACGTCGCGCGGGCTGGTGGATCGTGCGGCGATCCGGTCGGAGGCGTCGCGCTGGCTGGCGGAGCTGGAGCTGGACATCGATCCGGATCAGCCGGTGACCGAGCTGTCGGTGGCGCAGGCGCAGCTGGTCGAGATCGCGAAGGCGCTGTCGGTGGAGAGCCGCGTGCTGCTGCTCGACGAGCCGACGGCGTCGATCACGCCGAACGAGGCCGACCGGCTGTTCCGGGTGGTCGACAAGCTGAAGAACGACGGGCGCTCGGTGCTGTTCGTCAGCCACAAGCTCGAAGAGGTGTTCCAGATCTGCGACACCGTCACCGTGCTGCGGGACGGGGCGTCGGTGCTGGAATCGGGTGCGTTGTCGGAGCTGACGCGTGACCAGGTGGTCGACCTGATGGTTGGCCGAGTGCACGAGGCCTTGAGTCTTCCGCCGCGGAGTGTGGATCGGTCGGTTGCTCCATTGCTGGAGTTGTCGGGGGTCGGGACGGCGACTGGGCATGCGGATGTCGATCTGGCCGTGCGGCCGGGGGAGATCGTGGGGCTGTACGGGCTTGTCGGTGCTGGTCGGAGTGAGCTGGCGAAGGCGTTGCTGGGGCTGGACCGGATCACCGCGGGCACGGTGCGGGTCCGCGGCGTCGAGGTGCGGATCAAGAACGTCCGGGATGCGCTGCGGAATCACAAGATTGGTTACGTCACGGAGAACCGCAAGGAAGAGGGTGTCTTCCTCGAGCAGTCCGTGAGCCGCAACATCGCCGTCACGATCTGGGACCGGCTGCGGAAGCTGCTCGGTTATGTCCCGGCCAAGGCGGAGTCGGCGCTGGTCGCGCAGTACGTCGAACAGCTCGGCATCCGGATCGCCTCCCCGGCGCAACTGGCCGGCACGCTGTCCGGCGGCAACCAGCAGAAGGTCTCCCTGGCGAAGTGGCTCGCCGCGCAGACCGAGATCCTGATCATCGACGAGCCCACGGTCGGGATCGACGTCCGTACCAAGGACGCCTTCCACACCCTGATCTGGGACCTGGCCGCGAACGGCCTGGCCATCCTGCTGATCACCTCCGACCTGCCCGAGATGATCACGCTCGCCGACCGTGTCGTCGTCATGCGCGACCACCGCGTCCAGGGCGAGGTCTCCAACGACCACGACTACGACCGGATGAGCCAGCAGGTCATCCGCCTGATCCACGCCGAGAAGGTGATCGCATGA
- a CDS encoding sugar ABC transporter substrate-binding protein has protein sequence MPKPALWYRRTAVAGLAVLALAATGCSTKSSNDSTGGTAGDDASTGSTGGPVTLKDGSSVKLALIPGGAHPYFQPWKATAELDKTEFKLGDVTFDETGEWDQSKQNNVVTSLAARGFNAFGIFGVSPTDINTTFEDLKSKGFAVGSLASCPAGDTNSADFCLSTDVEAAAYKAAKATIEAIGGEGTIVHLTGNNVDSNTQRRIAGVKKAVGETGGKVTELPVVTDIDKDLQTAQRSVADLLAAKGKDIKGIVTTAYNPAVAAADGVAGSKLPIKVVAIDDDAKILSGIRSGGVSATVAQNPVGQAYVGGWLLALLGSKQCTMKTPGVIVDSGSFVVTKDNVDTYDDERKAKTKELQTEFASQLSCQ, from the coding sequence ATGCCCAAGCCCGCGTTGTGGTACCGAAGGACAGCCGTCGCCGGCCTGGCCGTGCTCGCCCTGGCCGCCACCGGTTGCAGCACCAAGAGCTCCAACGACAGCACGGGCGGTACGGCGGGCGACGACGCGTCGACCGGCTCCACCGGCGGTCCGGTCACCCTCAAGGACGGCTCCAGCGTGAAGCTGGCACTCATTCCCGGCGGCGCGCACCCCTACTTCCAGCCCTGGAAGGCTACCGCCGAGCTGGACAAGACCGAGTTCAAGCTCGGCGACGTGACCTTCGACGAGACCGGCGAGTGGGACCAGAGCAAGCAGAACAACGTGGTCACCTCGCTGGCCGCACGGGGCTTCAACGCGTTCGGCATCTTCGGCGTGTCGCCGACCGACATCAACACCACCTTCGAGGACCTGAAGTCCAAGGGCTTCGCGGTCGGCTCGCTGGCCTCCTGCCCGGCCGGCGACACCAACTCGGCCGACTTCTGCCTGTCCACCGACGTCGAGGCGGCGGCGTACAAGGCGGCCAAGGCGACCATCGAGGCGATCGGCGGCGAGGGCACGATCGTGCACCTGACCGGCAACAACGTCGACTCCAACACCCAGCGCCGGATCGCCGGCGTGAAGAAGGCGGTCGGTGAGACCGGCGGCAAGGTGACCGAGCTGCCGGTGGTCACCGACATCGACAAGGACCTGCAGACCGCGCAGCGCTCGGTCGCCGACCTGCTCGCGGCCAAGGGCAAGGACATCAAGGGCATCGTCACCACGGCGTACAACCCGGCGGTGGCCGCGGCCGACGGTGTGGCCGGCAGCAAGCTGCCGATCAAGGTGGTCGCGATCGACGACGACGCCAAGATCCTGTCCGGCATCAGGTCCGGCGGCGTGTCGGCGACCGTCGCGCAGAACCCGGTCGGCCAGGCGTACGTCGGTGGCTGGCTGCTCGCGCTGCTCGGCTCGAAGCAGTGCACGATGAAGACGCCCGGCGTGATCGTCGACTCCGGCTCGTTCGTGGTGACCAAGGACAACGTCGACACCTACGACGACGAGCGCAAGGCCAAGACCAAGGAGCTCCAGACCGAGTTCGCGAGCCAGCTGAGCTGCCAGTGA
- a CDS encoding FCD domain-containing protein, with protein MTDAHVGLAGQLTRLPQRQVLSDDVYETVKGLIMDSVVAPGTRLNIDALTRELGISQTPIRESLARLESDGLVIKEPLRGYRVSSTLTRAEFEDLFEYRLHIEPWAAGRAAERTSAEDLVRLKDEMLSYTEVPERPDYDSYKAMAGHDQRFHDLVLELAGNETARQSFARTHCHLHLFRLYYGGGIATQALREHKAVVTAVRKGDPEQAAAAMRSHIEASRARLRPVFDQE; from the coding sequence GTGACGGATGCGCATGTGGGTCTGGCGGGGCAGCTCACGCGCCTGCCGCAGCGACAGGTACTGAGCGACGACGTCTACGAGACGGTCAAGGGCCTGATCATGGACAGCGTGGTCGCGCCGGGCACCCGGCTGAACATCGACGCGCTGACCCGGGAGCTGGGCATCTCCCAGACCCCGATCCGCGAGTCGCTGGCCCGGCTGGAGTCCGACGGGCTGGTGATCAAGGAGCCGCTGCGCGGTTACCGGGTCTCCTCGACGCTGACCCGGGCCGAGTTCGAGGACCTCTTCGAGTACCGGCTGCACATCGAGCCGTGGGCCGCGGGCCGGGCGGCGGAGCGGACGTCGGCCGAGGACCTGGTCCGGCTCAAGGACGAGATGCTCAGCTACACCGAGGTCCCGGAACGGCCGGACTACGACTCGTACAAGGCGATGGCCGGGCACGACCAGCGCTTCCACGACCTGGTGCTGGAGCTGGCCGGCAACGAGACGGCCCGGCAGTCCTTCGCCCGGACGCACTGCCACCTGCACCTGTTCCGGCTGTACTACGGCGGCGGGATCGCGACCCAGGCGCTGCGCGAGCACAAGGCGGTCGTCACCGCGGTCCGCAAGGGCGATCCCGAGCAGGCCGCCGCCGCGATGCGTTCGCACATCGAAGCCTCACGGGCCCGGCTGCGGCCCGTGTTCGACCAAGAATGA
- a CDS encoding ABC transporter permease: MSAPVSETATAALQEPDQPPSSSRGGRTPWWANQRIGLLILVVLLAVLFGLLRPAFFNQQLVVFPLLRDIAMFTVVGLAQLCVLSIGHMNLAVGRMAAFSMMITGISYDLWHFSLYAGLLVGLIAGAAIGALAGWVIARTGVNSFVVTLALDFLLLGLIPLVYTALTDNAAFVTKPDGMREMRNYSLADICIGNVCGSPAVPQLALFAVIAMGVVGWIYSRTKLGRELLMTGTSVKAAELSGIPTARRVITAHAMSGCLAALAGFMLAVSTGSIKATIGEEFMLPSFLGPILGGTLLAGGFISVWGTLLGTALTSVIRKGLDLLGVGLESLNIYLGLILLVALSTDRIRTVLSERQEVRQR, encoded by the coding sequence GTGAGCGCTCCGGTCTCGGAGACCGCCACCGCGGCGCTCCAGGAGCCGGATCAGCCGCCGTCGTCGTCCCGGGGTGGTCGGACTCCCTGGTGGGCGAACCAGCGGATCGGTCTGCTGATCCTGGTGGTGCTGCTGGCGGTTCTGTTCGGTCTGCTGCGGCCCGCGTTCTTCAACCAGCAGCTGGTGGTGTTCCCACTGCTGCGGGACATCGCGATGTTCACCGTGGTCGGTCTGGCGCAGCTGTGCGTGCTGTCGATCGGGCACATGAACCTCGCCGTCGGCCGGATGGCCGCGTTCTCGATGATGATCACCGGCATCTCGTACGACCTGTGGCACTTCAGCCTGTACGCCGGGCTGCTGGTCGGCCTGATCGCCGGCGCGGCCATCGGCGCGCTGGCCGGCTGGGTGATCGCGCGGACCGGGGTCAACTCGTTCGTCGTGACGCTGGCGCTGGACTTCCTGCTGCTCGGTCTGATTCCGCTCGTCTACACGGCGCTGACCGACAACGCGGCCTTCGTGACCAAGCCGGACGGCATGCGGGAGATGCGCAACTACTCGCTCGCCGACATCTGCATCGGCAACGTCTGCGGCTCACCGGCGGTCCCGCAGCTCGCGTTGTTCGCGGTGATCGCGATGGGGGTGGTCGGCTGGATCTACAGCCGGACCAAGCTCGGCCGTGAGCTGTTGATGACCGGTACGTCGGTCAAGGCCGCGGAGCTGTCCGGGATCCCGACCGCGCGGCGCGTCATCACCGCGCACGCGATGTCGGGCTGCCTGGCGGCGCTGGCCGGGTTCATGCTCGCGGTCAGCACCGGTTCGATCAAGGCGACGATCGGCGAGGAGTTCATGCTGCCGTCGTTCCTCGGACCGATCCTCGGGGGCACGTTGCTGGCCGGTGGGTTCATCTCGGTCTGGGGCACACTGCTCGGGACGGCGCTGACGTCGGTGATCCGCAAGGGGCTCGACCTGCTCGGCGTCGGGCTGGAGAGCCTGAACATCTACCTCGGGCTGATCCTGCTCGTTGCCTTGAGCACCGACCGGATCCGGACCGTGCTGTCGGAGCGGCAGGAGGTGCGACAACGATGA
- a CDS encoding ABC transporter permease — MKRFVKTTEMTLLVICVVFFVFLVIASGGDLVGANSLKVLLQFLAVPILIGLAQMVVLAVGQLNLAVGAVGGFAAAAMGVMMADHGVPVPLALLFGFLLAAAAGLANGLLVVLTRINGFIVTLATMTVLLGVQYRLVGTRTVDAYPAGLKSFGSHALFGVLPLIFLVALAVAGLLALMLRRTVPGRQLLASGGNPIAARLSGISNDRSVILAHTLSGAILGVAAILTVASSPGVNKSIGGDWLLPSFAAPIIGGALLTGGSAVVLGTVLAAFIVRFVDTARAEFSLEPSWVNFVVGAVVLGSVVLGQVRTRRQLRRTVVKAPDAAVAGGVS, encoded by the coding sequence ATGAAGCGGTTCGTGAAGACGACCGAGATGACCTTGCTGGTGATCTGCGTGGTGTTCTTCGTCTTCCTGGTGATCGCCTCTGGTGGTGACCTGGTCGGGGCGAATTCCCTGAAAGTGCTGCTTCAGTTCCTGGCGGTGCCCATTCTCATCGGGTTAGCTCAAATGGTGGTCCTCGCAGTGGGCCAACTGAACCTGGCGGTCGGCGCCGTCGGGGGATTCGCAGCAGCCGCGATGGGAGTGATGATGGCCGACCACGGAGTCCCGGTGCCGTTGGCACTGCTGTTCGGCTTCCTGCTCGCGGCCGCCGCGGGCTTGGCCAACGGGTTGCTCGTCGTGCTGACGCGGATCAACGGGTTCATCGTCACGCTGGCGACGATGACAGTGTTGCTGGGTGTGCAGTACCGGTTGGTGGGCACGCGGACGGTCGACGCGTATCCGGCCGGCTTGAAGAGCTTCGGGTCGCACGCGTTGTTCGGGGTGCTGCCGCTGATCTTCCTGGTGGCGTTGGCGGTCGCGGGTCTGCTGGCGTTGATGCTGCGGCGGACGGTGCCGGGGCGGCAGTTGCTGGCCTCGGGTGGGAACCCGATCGCCGCCCGGCTGTCGGGGATCTCGAACGACCGGTCGGTGATCCTCGCGCACACGTTGTCCGGCGCGATCCTCGGTGTCGCGGCGATCCTGACCGTCGCGTCCTCGCCGGGGGTGAACAAGAGCATCGGCGGCGACTGGCTGCTGCCGTCGTTCGCGGCGCCGATCATCGGTGGTGCCCTGCTGACGGGTGGCTCGGCGGTCGTGCTCGGGACGGTGCTGGCCGCGTTCATCGTGCGCTTCGTGGACACGGCGCGGGCCGAGTTCTCGCTCGAGCCGAGCTGGGTGAACTTCGTCGTCGGCGCGGTGGTGCTCGGGTCGGTGGTGCTCGGACAGGTCCGGACCCGGCGGCAACTTCGTCGTACGGTCGTGAAAGCGCCGGACGCGGCGGTCGCCGGAGGTGTCTCGTGA
- a CDS encoding amidohydrolase family protein, whose translation MSRVDAHHHVWDLGVREQSWMVGSAMDPIRRNFLVDDLAPLAAAADVTQTVLVQTVGLAAETPEFLAVAESNELVAGVVGWVDLTADDVENALAGLLNRPDGSWLKGIRHQVHDEPDVEWLNRADVRRGLATIAEAGLVYDLLTKTPHLPAAVETVRALPELTFVVDHISKPVIGGDLEPWATGLRDLAAEPNVTCKLSGLVTEASWTGWKVADLKPYADVVLEAFGPDRVMFGSDWPVCLLAATYGEVVDAAEQLTEGLTTAERADVFGETARRTYHL comes from the coding sequence ATGAGCAGGGTCGACGCCCACCATCACGTCTGGGACCTCGGTGTCCGCGAGCAGAGCTGGATGGTCGGGTCCGCGATGGACCCGATCCGGCGCAACTTCCTGGTGGACGACCTGGCGCCGCTCGCCGCCGCGGCCGATGTCACGCAGACAGTCCTTGTGCAGACCGTGGGGCTGGCCGCCGAGACGCCGGAGTTCCTAGCCGTTGCTGAGAGCAACGAATTGGTGGCGGGGGTGGTCGGGTGGGTCGACCTGACCGCCGACGACGTCGAGAACGCCCTGGCCGGCCTGCTGAACCGTCCGGACGGCTCGTGGCTGAAGGGAATCCGGCACCAGGTCCACGACGAGCCGGACGTCGAGTGGCTCAACCGGGCCGACGTACGGCGTGGTCTCGCGACGATCGCGGAGGCCGGACTCGTCTACGACCTGCTCACCAAGACCCCGCATCTACCGGCCGCTGTCGAAACAGTTCGCGCCTTGCCCGAGCTGACTTTCGTGGTGGACCACATCTCGAAGCCAGTCATCGGCGGCGACCTGGAGCCGTGGGCCACCGGCCTGCGAGACCTCGCAGCCGAACCGAACGTCACCTGCAAACTCTCCGGCCTGGTCACCGAGGCGTCGTGGACCGGCTGGAAGGTCGCCGACCTGAAGCCGTACGCCGACGTGGTCCTGGAGGCGTTCGGCCCGGACCGGGTGATGTTCGGCTCCGACTGGCCGGTCTGCCTGCTGGCCGCGACCTACGGCGAGGTTGTGGACGCCGCGGAGCAACTCACGGAGGGCCTGACCACCGCCGAGCGTGCTGACGTCTTCGGCGAGACAGCCCGGCGGACCTACCACCTCTGA
- a CDS encoding maleylpyruvate isomerase family mycothiol-dependent enzyme codes for MTSKAERAISALRTGYDSLAELVGGLQPDDLVRPSGASEWKLADVLSHLGSGAEINLALLEGALDGTGTPAADFNTSTWDRWNALSPADQASNFLTANQKLVQRYEGLNDDQLANLRIDYGFLPEPVDVETAAAMRLSEFTLHSWDVRVGLDPDATLAPEATELLLDGIGRLLGWVGKADQLDGTAALTVNTTAPDRTFGLTIADTIELTDTPATPDGELNAPAEYIVRLVTGRNAAQYTPPSVTLTSDKLTLDQLRQVFPGF; via the coding sequence ATGACCAGCAAGGCCGAGCGCGCGATCAGCGCCCTTCGTACCGGTTACGACTCCCTCGCCGAGCTCGTCGGTGGGCTGCAGCCGGACGACCTCGTCCGTCCTTCCGGCGCGAGCGAGTGGAAGCTCGCCGACGTCCTGAGCCACCTCGGCAGCGGCGCGGAGATCAACCTCGCCCTCCTCGAAGGCGCACTCGACGGCACCGGTACGCCGGCCGCCGACTTCAACACGTCCACCTGGGACCGCTGGAACGCACTCAGCCCCGCCGACCAGGCGTCGAACTTCCTCACCGCCAACCAGAAGCTGGTCCAGCGGTACGAGGGCCTCAACGACGACCAGCTCGCCAACCTGCGCATCGACTACGGCTTCCTGCCCGAGCCCGTCGACGTGGAGACCGCGGCGGCGATGCGGCTGAGCGAGTTCACCCTGCACAGCTGGGACGTCCGCGTCGGCCTCGACCCCGACGCGACCCTCGCCCCCGAAGCCACCGAACTCCTCCTCGACGGCATCGGCCGCCTGCTCGGCTGGGTCGGCAAGGCCGACCAACTCGACGGCACCGCAGCCCTCACGGTGAACACCACCGCCCCCGACCGCACCTTCGGCCTCACCATCGCCGACACCATCGAGCTCACCGACACCCCGGCCACTCCCGACGGCGAGCTGAACGCCCCCGCCGAGTACATCGTCCGCCTGGTCACCGGCCGGAACGCCGCGCAGTACACCCCGCCGTCGGTCACCCTGACCAGCGACAAGCTCACCCTGGACCAGCTCCGCCAGGTCTTCCCCGGCTTCTGA
- a CDS encoding alpha/beta hydrolase, which produces MSFDELLDRVTDLPSQKAAREVRDYFDALPADAAWALAESRTHEVGGLDSVPAELRYRANHLRLVETLRAKLDGASADEVIRYNTLSEMLRPVGQRLDVDADGNRIVVPVHRQFLLVEPEGQGRMAEVLGDLATADRVSVLVPGMNNNLDKVRSQMARAQDLQTESGPGSATVVWLGYDAPLTLEGAMSKESSIAAAPLLAKFAAGLGTEVRPDADRILIGNSYGGQVAGQAMLREGVRFDRVILTGCPGVEPSVRSAADFVPKGVPLYVARAPGDFISYAEPHGPDPASFTDAIRFETNDGNVPVRGHVSYFVHDSESMRNIGRIIRGDLRAVTRTSTTPEEESRVLGGLSWAEPLRQAAASPAAVPLARVFDGVRALGKLSTARPEPVNDGARARRTPGPGITRRPEGPTR; this is translated from the coding sequence ATGAGCTTCGACGAGCTGCTGGACCGTGTCACCGACCTCCCGTCCCAGAAGGCCGCGCGAGAGGTCAGGGACTACTTCGACGCGCTCCCGGCCGATGCCGCGTGGGCGCTCGCGGAGAGCCGGACCCATGAGGTCGGTGGGCTCGACAGTGTACCGGCCGAGCTGCGGTACCGGGCCAACCACCTTCGCCTGGTCGAGACGCTTCGGGCCAAGCTCGACGGAGCCTCCGCGGACGAGGTGATCCGGTACAACACGCTGTCCGAGATGCTGCGGCCGGTCGGGCAGCGGCTGGATGTCGATGCCGACGGCAACCGCATCGTCGTCCCGGTGCACCGGCAGTTCCTGCTGGTCGAGCCCGAGGGTCAGGGCCGGATGGCCGAGGTGCTCGGCGACCTCGCCACGGCCGACCGGGTGAGCGTGCTGGTGCCCGGGATGAACAACAACCTCGACAAGGTGCGCTCGCAGATGGCGCGCGCCCAGGACCTGCAGACGGAGTCCGGGCCGGGATCGGCGACGGTGGTCTGGCTCGGGTACGACGCTCCGCTGACCCTCGAAGGGGCGATGTCCAAGGAGAGCTCGATCGCGGCGGCGCCCCTGCTGGCGAAGTTCGCCGCCGGGCTCGGCACCGAGGTGAGGCCCGACGCGGACCGGATCCTGATCGGCAACAGCTACGGCGGCCAGGTGGCCGGCCAGGCGATGCTGCGCGAGGGTGTGCGCTTCGACCGGGTGATCCTGACCGGCTGCCCCGGCGTCGAGCCGTCCGTCCGGAGCGCGGCCGACTTCGTCCCGAAGGGTGTGCCGCTGTACGTCGCCCGCGCGCCCGGCGACTTCATCTCGTACGCCGAACCGCACGGGCCGGACCCGGCGTCGTTCACCGACGCGATCCGGTTCGAGACCAACGACGGCAACGTGCCCGTGCGCGGTCACGTGAGCTACTTCGTCCACGACAGCGAGTCGATGCGCAACATCGGCCGGATCATCCGCGGCGATCTCCGGGCGGTGACCCGGACGAGCACGACGCCGGAGGAGGAGAGCCGGGTGCTGGGCGGCCTCTCCTGGGCCGAGCCGCTGCGTCAGGCGGCGGCCAGTCCGGCCGCCGTACCGCTGGCGAGGGTGTTCGACGGCGTACGGGCGCTCGGCAAGCTCAGCACCGCGCGGCCAGAACCTGTGAACGACGGAGCCCGGGCACGGCGTACGCCGGGCCCTGGCATCACCAGACGACCGGAAGGACCTACCCGATGA
- a CDS encoding fumarylacetoacetate hydrolase family protein, producing MELLRLGAVGEERPYARATDGTTYDLSSVTAEIDGAFLASDGIARARAALEAGSLPAADVEGLRVGAPIAKPAAVVCIGQNYAAHAAESGAEPPKEPIVFFKHPNTVIGPYDDVLVPRDSRRTDWEVELAVVIGKTARYLTSDEEALACIAGYTVSNDVSERAFQLEVSGGQWSKGKCCETFNPLGPVLVPADEIGDPQALDLKSFVNGEPRQASNTRDMIFSVAALVRDLSQYMTLDPGDLVNTGTPEGVALSGRFPYLAPGDVVECEIQGLGRQRQELRQA from the coding sequence GTGGAACTGCTGCGCCTCGGCGCGGTCGGTGAGGAGCGCCCGTACGCGCGCGCCACCGACGGCACCACCTACGACCTGAGCTCCGTCACCGCCGAGATCGACGGGGCCTTCCTGGCCTCGGACGGGATCGCCCGCGCCCGCGCCGCGCTGGAGGCCGGCTCGCTGCCGGCCGCCGACGTCGAGGGCCTGCGGGTCGGTGCCCCGATCGCCAAGCCGGCCGCGGTGGTCTGCATCGGCCAGAACTACGCCGCGCACGCCGCCGAGTCCGGGGCCGAGCCGCCGAAGGAGCCGATCGTCTTCTTCAAGCACCCGAACACCGTCATCGGCCCGTACGACGACGTGCTGGTGCCGCGGGACAGCCGCCGGACCGACTGGGAGGTCGAGCTCGCGGTCGTGATCGGCAAGACCGCCCGCTACCTGACCTCCGACGAGGAGGCCCTGGCCTGCATCGCCGGCTACACCGTCTCCAACGACGTCTCCGAGCGCGCCTTCCAGCTGGAGGTGTCCGGCGGCCAGTGGTCGAAGGGCAAGTGCTGCGAGACCTTCAACCCGCTCGGCCCGGTGCTGGTCCCCGCCGACGAGATCGGCGACCCGCAGGCGCTGGACCTGAAGTCGTTCGTCAACGGCGAGCCGCGGCAGGCCTCCAACACCCGCGACATGATCTTCTCGGTCGCCGCACTGGTCCGCGACCTGTCGCAGTACATGACGCTCGACCCGGGCGACCTCGTCAACACCGGTACGCCGGAGGGCGTCGCGCTGTCCGGCCGCTTCCCGTACCTGGCGCCCGGCGACGTCGTCGAGTGCGAGATCCAGGGCCTCGGGCGGCAGCGCCAGGAGCTCCGGCAGGCCTGA
- a CDS encoding mandelate racemase/muconate lactonizing enzyme family protein — MTITRAEAFLVDLEVETVRTDAVQSFLKQETIFVELETSDGGAGLGYSYTIGTGGTAVLAMLRDHLLPRLVGADARNVEGLWYDLFASTRATTVGAITSLALAAVDTALWDLRCRRAGEPLWRLAGGFRRNVPLYDTEGGWLHLSTDELVAGALASQKAGWPGVKLKVGKPRVHEDVERLHAVRDAVGPALDIMVDANQSMTYPEAKRRAAAFEPLDLSWFEEPLPADDLTGHVRLAASTSIPVAVGESMYSVSQFREYVAAGAAGIVQVDVARIGGITPWLKVAHLAETFNLEVCPHFLMELHVSLTAAVPNGRYVEHIPQLRAITRSEMEISDGHAVAPDAPGLGIDWDRDAIDDRRVS, encoded by the coding sequence GTGACCATCACACGCGCTGAAGCCTTCCTGGTCGATCTCGAGGTCGAGACCGTCCGGACCGACGCGGTCCAGTCGTTCCTGAAGCAGGAGACGATCTTCGTCGAGCTGGAGACCTCCGACGGCGGTGCTGGGCTCGGCTACTCGTACACCATCGGCACCGGCGGTACGGCGGTGCTGGCGATGCTGCGCGACCACCTGCTGCCGCGGCTGGTCGGTGCGGACGCCCGCAACGTCGAAGGGCTCTGGTACGACCTGTTCGCGTCCACCCGGGCGACCACGGTCGGTGCGATCACGTCGCTCGCACTGGCCGCGGTCGACACCGCCCTGTGGGACCTGCGCTGCCGTCGGGCCGGTGAGCCGCTGTGGCGGCTGGCCGGTGGGTTCCGCCGGAACGTCCCGCTGTACGACACCGAGGGCGGCTGGCTGCACCTGTCGACCGACGAGCTCGTGGCTGGCGCACTGGCCTCGCAGAAGGCCGGCTGGCCCGGGGTGAAGCTCAAGGTGGGCAAGCCCCGGGTGCACGAGGACGTGGAGCGGCTGCACGCCGTACGGGATGCTGTGGGGCCGGCGCTGGACATCATGGTCGACGCCAACCAGTCCATGACGTACCCGGAGGCCAAGCGGCGTGCTGCCGCCTTCGAGCCGCTGGACCTGAGCTGGTTCGAGGAGCCGCTGCCCGCTGACGACCTGACCGGTCACGTCCGGCTGGCGGCCTCCACCTCGATCCCGGTGGCTGTGGGGGAGTCCATGTACTCCGTCTCGCAGTTCCGCGAGTACGTCGCCGCCGGCGCGGCCGGCATCGTCCAGGTCGACGTGGCCCGGATCGGTGGCATCACCCCGTGGCTGAAGGTGGCGCACCTCGCCGAGACCTTCAACCTGGAGGTCTGCCCGCACTTCCTGATGGAGCTGCACGTCAGCCTGACCGCCGCCGTACCGAACGGCCGGTACGTCGAGCACATCCCGCAGCTGCGGGCGATCACCCGGAGCGAGATGGAGATCTCCGACGGGCACGCGGTCGCGCCGGACGCACCGGGCCTGGGCATCGACTGGGACCGGGACGCCATCGACGACCGGCGCGTCTCGTGA
- a CDS encoding VOC family protein, with translation MTSIVRTVTFDAADPWELAGFWLQVFDVERPDDDHPEDPYAAVNTGSVKLLFERNNDPKRAKNRVHLDLEPDIPRDQEVERLVALGATIEHDHREPNGLGFVVMLDPAGNEFCVLRSAAERAATS, from the coding sequence ATGACTTCGATCGTGCGCACGGTGACCTTCGACGCGGCCGACCCGTGGGAGCTGGCCGGGTTCTGGCTGCAGGTGTTCGACGTGGAGCGGCCGGACGACGACCACCCCGAAGACCCGTACGCCGCGGTGAACACCGGCTCGGTGAAGCTGCTGTTCGAGCGCAACAACGACCCGAAGCGGGCGAAGAACCGGGTGCACCTCGACCTCGAGCCGGACATCCCGCGCGACCAGGAGGTCGAGCGGCTGGTCGCCCTGGGCGCGACGATCGAGCACGACCACCGCGAGCCGAACGGTCTGGGCTTCGTGGTGATGCTCGACCCGGCCGGCAACGAGTTCTGCGTACTCCGCTCGGCCGCCGAGCGGGCTGCTACTAGCTGA